The Synchiropus splendidus isolate RoL2022-P1 chromosome 1, RoL_Sspl_1.0, whole genome shotgun sequence genome includes a window with the following:
- the pcsk5a gene encoding proprotein convertase subtilisin/kexin type 5 has translation MELFLAACFGTVLHFSRADIYTNDWAVKVTSDSRFADGLARKYGFLNLGQIGELKDYYMFRHLETPRRSVEPNKGATAGITKETEVEWIQQQVVLRRSKRTSRRQSFEPNQINFSLLASQSHMNISGAWRRGYTGSGVVVSVLGDGIEMEHPDLKPNYDVRASSDVKGQERSPSRKDSKATKDLRTEQCAGVITAAAKSSHSCSIGVSFQARIGGVNMLRGEQTDATEAASLSFRPQYIDIFLADWGPADDGATVDGPGPLARLALMNSIMTGRQGKGSIFVWGSGSGGQNGDHCSCDGYSSSIYTISVSSSTWRGGPPEYMERCASTLATAAETEEVLTLGQNQTCSRAKCGPSQSSAVVAGVVALALEANPLLTWRDIQHIIVRASTPRHLLASDWRVNGAGHKVSHVYGFGLLDAEMMVREAEQWKNVPQQHVCVQENPIQASRTIHPGTALTSAMETTGCSTESQQHVVYVEHVIVRVSIVCSRRGDLSLTLTSPSGTVSELLANRPHDNSTEGFHHWEFMTTHCWGEQAAGEWTLKILDGPSHRRRKSDRGLLKEWSLVIYGTAEKPYPKYHRSARSAEMLVDSNDSTEEYSGPCDPECSEDGCEGPGPEQCVTCLHLFLKFKNNTRICVSKCPRGYWGDRRRCKRCYSSCESCTGSRRDQCTACISGYHLTEGTNTCTAFCGDGFYLDHDTNMCRRCSESCLRCTSSSVCIECRPDMSLQGNRCRQSCTPGFYHDQQEAKCRPCHEACATCAGAGAEACTLCAQGYLIEEWRCVPSCSAAFYATEPSPEIADRQGICRRCDASCLTCVGPSRQNCSSCSSGHRLENGVCVVSSLCADGEFQDSSGKCHACDATCLKCRGPQDGDCISCVASRALDQGRCVLECDKVKYQSGGQCHLCDHTCATCVDAGSSNCSSCDTDKFGMERYLLDGQCLDSCPEAFFHTQDGRCQRCPDHCRLCSSSRRCLKCQSSYYLSDGVCLQLECGEGEVEDPDYHDCMPCEEGCKQCVLYNPRHCQSCMEGYYNFQDACYRDCPAKTFSVEDQMTCIPCDDTCVSCDQNKCYWCETDLFLSEGSCVSACPDGFYGDEDSNNCEECDADCLTCDGPNLSNCLTCEDGKVLQMGQCVSDHEVCPIRTFRTVAGSCEDCHPSCESCSGEEKNQCTACAKGRFLTEQRTCVSKCPGGFFASRLSSVCELCPAGCLQCADAQHCTRCQSTRKAPLFLQDGECVQQCDSGFYPVGPICRSCAAGCVSCWRNASHCLSCEEHLLLHKHQCVDECPRGHTVRDGECQRCPTSCHDCNPLGQCTGCEDYHFLHDGLCVLDCPERFYEDKELRECLHCHPDCDLCDGPNSNDCDACVDPEATLHNGACVAFCPPHSFRDAITSECKDCDASCLTCFGPLPASCSSCREDHELDGHGHCVPSVSECTPHQYPDQDGDCHPCHKFCHRCFGPGKSHCLSCNQRHFLLNGTCVDKCPAGFYQDATGLRCESCHPSCESCGGMHSHECLTCKDDLFREGKECVEICQHGHYGNRASRMCEKCDPSCSECLEGGDDSCLTCALGLIYLRKEGRCLPSCPLGYFHDTAHRTCQSCHASCRSCSGSRAQSCDSCQPGSRLSDGMCLSLCDEGKYPQIKSAGHSCEECDVSCEECRGPGPTNCTACPLPAILEAGGRCLLCCHLDDQATGQPEDCCNCTRTRGECILSTNLAFRNKEEEEIRGNLTVFIIACVLLVLVLVAIVFIIRHSRSKRAPPDIPPRGYEKLGSGGGGFGGFSSASNTSYSGHASSSAGHFQESQLVDLRERRTGSKDEDDDDDDDDEDIVYMGQDGTVYRKFRYGQLADDNEDELEYDDESYTYR, from the exons ATGGAGCTCTTTTTAGCTGCTTGCTTTGGAACCGTCTTGCACTTCTCTCGGGCTGATATTTACACCAACGACTGGGCCGTAAAAGTTACCTCGGACTCAAGATTTGCAGATGGATTGGCCAGAAAATATGGATTCCTGAATTTGGGACAG ATCGGAGAGCTGAAGGACTATTACATGTTCCGGCACCTGGAGACGCCGAGAAGGTCCGTTGAGCCCAACAAAGGAGCGACTGCTGGGATCACCAAGGAGACGGAG GTTGAATGGATTCAACAGCAGGTGGTTCTGAGAAGATCAAAACGGACCT CGAGGCGTCAAAGCTTTGAACCAAACCAGATTAATTTTTCGCTCTTGGCCTCTCAGTCTCACATGAACATCTCTGGGGCCTGGAGGAGGGGCTACACGGGATCGGGTGTGGTGGTCTCCGTTCTTGGTGATGGCATTGAGATGGAGCATCCAGATTTGAAGCCAAATTAT GATGTTCGGGCCAGTTCTGATGTGAAGGGACAAGAGAGAAGCCCATCAAGAAAAGACAGCAAGGCCACCAAAGA CCTCAGGACGGAGCAGTGCGCAGGAGTCATCACCGCTGCTGCAAAAAGCTCACACTCTTGCAGCATAGGAGTTTCCTTCCAAGCACGTATTGGAG GAGTCAACATGTTGAGAGGAGAACAAACAGACGCCACTGAGGCAGCATCACTGAGCTTTCGACCTCAATACATTGATATATTTTTAGCCGACTGGGGTCCAGCAGATGATGGAGCAACTGTGGATGGACCCGGGCCTCTAGCCCGCCTGGCTCTGATGAACAGCATCATGACA GGTCGGCAGGGAAAGGGTTCCATTTTTGTGTGGGGCTCGGGGAGTGGAGGTCAGAACGGCGACCACTGCTCCTGCGACGgctacagcagcagcatctaCACCAtctctgtcagcagcagcacatggagGGGGGGTCCACCAGAGTACATGGAGAGGTGCGCGTCCACACTGGCCACTGCTGCTGAGACAGAGGAGGTG CTCACACTGGGTCAGAACCAGACCTGCAGCAGAGCGAAATGCGGCCCGTCCCAGTCGTCGGCCGTCGTTGCTGGAGTCGTTGCGCTCGCTTTGGAGGCCAA TCCCTTGCTGACCTGGAGGGACATTCAGCACATTATTGTCAGAGCCTCGACACCTCGCCACCTCCTGGCCTCAGACTGGCGCGTCAATGGTGCCGGGCACAAAG TGAGTCACGTGTACGGCTTTGGTCTGCTGGATGCCGAGATGATGGTGAGAGAAGCTGAGCAGTGGAAGAACGTCCCccagcagcatgtgtgtgtgcaggaaaaTCCCATCCAAGCGAGCAG AACGATTCATCCTGGCACCGCGCTGACATCTGCCATGGAGACTACAGGCTGTTCCACAGAATCCCAGCAGCACGTTGTTTATGTGGAGCATGTCATCGTCCGGGTTTCCATTGTTTGCAGTCGCCGCGGTGACCTTTCCCTCACTCTCACATCCCCCTCCGGCACTGTGTCAGAGCTACTAGCTAACAG GCCTCATGACAATTCCACAGAAGGATTCCACCACTGGGAATTCATGACAACCCACTGCTGGGGAGAGCAGGCTGCCGGGGAATGGACCTTGAAAATCCTGGATGGGCCGTCTCATCGGAGAAGAAAATCTGATCgag GGCTGCTGAAGGAGTGGTCCCTGGTGATTTATGGCACCGCAGAAAAGCCGTACCCCAAGTATCATCGCAGCGCTCGATCAGCTGAGATGCTCGTGGATAGTAACGATTCCACTGAAGAATACAGCG GACCATGTGACCCAGAATGCAGCGAggacggttgtgaggggcccgGCCCCGAGCAGTGTGTGACATGTTTACACTTGTTCCTCAAGTTCAAGAACAACACAAG GATTTGTGTGTCGAAGTGTCCCCGGGGATATTGGGGAGACCGCCGGCGATGTAAAAGGTGCTACTCTTCCTGCGAGAGCTGCACAGGGAGTCGGCGGGACCAGTGCACCGCCTGTATCTCCGGCTACCACCTGACAGAAGGAACCAATACCTGCACTGCGTTTTGTGGCGATGGCTTTTATCTGGATCATG ATACCAACATGTGCAGAAGGTGCAGTGAAAGCTGCCTGAGGTGCACCTCCTCCAGCGTCTGCATCGAATGCAGACCCGACATGAG TCTGCAGGGGAACCGCTGCAGGCAGAGCTGCACACCAGGCTTCTACCATGACCAGCAGGAAGCAAAGTGCCGGCCGTGCCACGAAGCCTGTGCCACTTGTGCAG GTGCTGGCGCCGAGGCGTGTACTCTGTGTGCACAAGGCTACTTGAtagaggagtggaggtgtgtaCCCTCCTGCAGCGCCGCGTTCTATGCCACAGAGCCAAGCCCGGAGATAGCCGACAGGCAGGGGATATGTAGGAG GTGCGATGCCAGCTGTCTCACCTGTGTCGGCCCGAGCAGGcagaactgcagcagctgttccAGTGGACATCGCCTGGAGAACGGAGTCTGTGTTGTTAGTTCCCTCTGTGCAGACG GAGAATTCCAGGACTCCAGCGGGAAGTGCCACGCATGTGATGCAACGTGTCTGAAGTGCAGAGGGCCGCAAGACGGAGACTGCATCAGCTGCGTCGCTTCACG GGCTCTGGACCAGGGCCGGTGCGTGTTGGAGTGCGACAAAGTGAAGTACCAGTCTGGTGGACAGTGTCACCTGTGTGACCACACGTGTGCCACGTGTGTGGACGCAGGCTCCagcaactgcagcagctgtgacacGG ATAAATTTGGGATGGAGCGTTACCTGTTGGACGGCCAGTGTCTGGACTCGTGTCCTGAGGCCTTCTTCCACACTCAGGATGGACGCTGCCAGCGCTgtcctgaccactgcagactctGCAGCAGTTCCAGACGCTGCCTCAAGTGTCAGTCCTCCTACTACCTGTCTGATGGTGTGTGCCTCCAGCTGGAATGTGGAGAAG GAGAGGTGGAGGATCCTGACTATCATGACTGCATGCCATGTGAAGAGGGATGCAAGCAGTGTGTCTTGT ATAACCCTCGCCACTGCCAGTCCTGCATGGAGGGCTACTACAA CTTTCAGGACGCCTGCTACCGTGACTGTCCGGCTAAAACCTTCAGCGTGGAGGACCAGATGACCTGCATCCCTTGCGATGACACCTGCGTGAGCTGTGACCAGAACAAGTGCTACTGGTGCGAGACTGACCTCTTCTTATCAG AGGGAAGCTGCGTGTCTGCGTGTCCCGACGGTTTCTATGGCGACGAAGACAGTAACAACTGCGAGGAGTGCGATGCTGACTGCCTGACATGCGACGGCCCGAACCTCTCCAACTGTCTGACCTGTGAGGATGGAAAAGTGCTTCAAATGGGACAGTGTGTGTCGGACCACGAGGTCTGCCCCATTAGGACCTTCCGCACTG TCGCTGGATCTTGCGAGGACTGCCACCCCTCCTGCGAGTCCTGCTCCGGAGAGGAGAAGAACCAGTGCACAGCCTGCGCAAAAG GGAGGTTTCTAACCGAACAGCGAACGTGTGTGTCGAAGTGTCCAGGGGGCTTCTTTGCCAGCCGACTGAGCAGCGTGTGTGAGCTTTGCCCTGCAGGCTGTTTACAGTGCGCCGACGCTCAACACTGCACTCGCTGTCAAAGCACTCGAAAAGCTCCTCTTTTCCTGCAGGACGGGGAGTGTGTGCAACAGTGtgacag TGGCTTCTATCCTGTTGGTCCCATTTGTCGCAGTTGTGCGGCGGGTTGTGTGTCCTGCTGGAGAAACGCAAGTCACTGTCTGAGCTGTGAGGAACATTTGCTTCTTCATAAGCACCAGTGTGTGGACGAGTGTCCTCGAGGTCACACGGTACGAGACGGCGAATGCCAACGCTGCCCCACTTCCTGTCACGACTGCAACCCACTTGGCCAGTGCACAG GTTGTGAGGACTATCACTTTCTCCATGATGGCCTGTGCGTCCTTGACTGCCCTGAGAGGTTCTACGAGGACAAAGAGCTGCGAGAATGTTTGCATTGCCACCCTGACTGTGATTTGTGCGACGGACCAAACAGTAATGACTGCGATGCTTGCGTCGACCCCGAGGCCACACTGCACAATGGCGCTTGTGTTGCCTTCTGTCCGCCTCATTCCTTCAGAGACGCAATAACATCAGAGTGTAAAG ATTGCGATGCCTCATGCCTCACGTGTTTCGGGCCCCTCCCtgcctcctgctccagctgcagagaggaccATGAGTTGGACGGACACGGTCACTGTGTGCCATCAGTCAGCGAGTGCACACCTCACCAGTACCCCGACCAGGACGGGGACTGTCATCCATGTCATAAGTTCTGCCACAGGTGCTTCGGTCCAGGCAAGAGTCACTGCCTGAGCTGCAACCAAAGACATTTCCTGCTCA ATGGGACGTGTGTGGATAAATGTCCGGCAGGATTTTACCAAGATGCCACAGGACTGAGGTGTGAATCCTGCCATCCCTCCTGCGAGTCGTGTGGTGGAATGCACAGTCATGAGTGCCTGACCTGCAAGGATGACCTGTTCAGAGAAGGAAAAGAGTGTGTGGAGATCTGCCAGCACGG TCACTATGGAAACAGGGCGTCGAGGATGTGTGAGAAGTGCGACCCGAGCTGCAGCGAGTGTTTGGAGGGAGGGGACGACAGCTGCCTCACTTGCGCTCTGGGTCTTATTTATTTGCGGAAAGAAGGTCGCTGCCTGCCCTCCTGCCCACTGGGATACTTCCACGACACTGCGCACAGAACCTGCCAGTCCTGCCACgccagctgcaggagctgctcaG GTAGCCGTGCTCAGTCCTGCGACTCGTGCCAGCCTGGATCCCGGCTCTCAGACGGCATGTGTCTGTCCCTGTGCGACGAGGGAAAGTACCCCCAGATCAAG AGCGCGGGGCATTCCTGTGAGGAGTGTGACGTCTCCTGCGAGGAGTGCCGAGGGCCGGGGCCCACCAACTGCACCGCGTGTCCCCTACCGGCCATTCTGGAGGCCGGAGGTCGCTGTCTGCTCTGCTGCCACCTGGACGACCAGGCCACAGGGCAACCAGAGGACTGCTGCAACTGCACTAGGACCAGAG